A part of Aegilops tauschii subsp. strangulata cultivar AL8/78 chromosome 2, Aet v6.0, whole genome shotgun sequence genomic DNA contains:
- the LOC109781241 gene encoding uncharacterized protein — translation MAFQSRKFPLVSFSWGGDPRKELLEVEDGAKPTEARPSAPSRTTSPPTTTDKAPAPSRLLDPRLHSPRSSVAPLPSGLSPDPLSLHLHDALVADHFTPPRPPPSPHLVDTSTRSTVALSIGWCRALELLSSASRDRRCLLPLRSPASSSIPTKPATPKPPTGLCVPLCFFPLFSPVDPETADDAIVINYVDDDPSPLSAELPDVGAQEPDATADAYYYMETADDQE, via the exons ATGGCCTTCCAGAGCAGGAAATTtcccctcgtgagcttctcttgggGCGGCGATCCGAGAAAAGAATTgctggaggtggaggatggggcgaag CCGACCGAGGCAAGGCCGAGTGCGcccagccgcaccacctcgccgccGACAACGACGGATAAGGCCCCCGCGCCTTCCCGCCTCCTCGATCCCCGCCTCCACTCACCTCGCTCCTCTGTCGCCCCACTCCCCTCTGGGCTCTCCCCAGATCCCCTTTCCCTCCACCTCCACGACGCGCTCGTCGCCGACCACTTCACCCCGCCGCGACCACCGCCGTCCCCGCACCTCGTTGACACGTCTACGAGGTCCACCGTCGCCCTCTCCATCGGTTGGTGCCGCGCGTTGGAGCTCCTCAGCTCTGCATCGCGAGATCGCCgttgtcttcttcctcttcgATCGCCGGCGTCGTCGTCGATTCCGACGAAGCCTGCAACTCCTAAGCCTCCCACCGGCCTCTGTGTGCCTCTGTG tttcttccccctcttctctccggtagaccccgagaccgctgatgatgccattgtgatcaactacgtcgacgacgaTCCTTCTCCcctttcagcagagcttccag atgtcggagcccaggagccagatgccaccgccgatgcctactactacatggagaccgccgacgaccaggagtag